The proteins below are encoded in one region of Deinococcus metalli:
- a CDS encoding Mu transposase domain-containing protein, with protein RVHGTTRERPVDRLHQEQSALTPIPPIDTIAVFLREPRKVSWDSFVSYAGNFYGVPWSYAGQGVDVQADQVTVQIFSGGCRIAVHSRSAQRGARFVVDRQYDGMPAGGAAARRGPHLAYQQEALSDVQVEQRPLAEYAALVAIQDSVTLDEVLADVFREGSA; from the coding sequence CGCGTTCACGGCACGACGCGTGAACGCCCGGTGGATCGACTGCACCAGGAACAGTCGGCCCTGACACCCATCCCACCGATCGACACCATCGCGGTGTTTCTGCGAGAACCCCGCAAGGTCAGCTGGGACAGCTTCGTGTCGTATGCCGGCAATTTCTATGGCGTGCCCTGGTCATATGCCGGTCAGGGCGTCGACGTGCAGGCTGATCAGGTCACGGTGCAGATCTTCAGCGGTGGATGTCGCATCGCCGTGCATTCCCGGTCGGCGCAGCGTGGCGCGCGATTCGTGGTGGATCGCCAGTACGACGGCATGCCGGCGGGTGGTGCGGCCGCCCGACGTGGCCCGCACCTGGCCTATCAGCAAGAAGCGCTGTCGGACGTGCAGGTCGAGCAGCGCCCCCTGGCGGAATACGCCGCGTTGGTGGCCATTCAGGACAGTGTCACGCTGGACGAGGTGCTGGCCGACGTGTTCCGGGAGGGGTCGGCATGA
- the istB gene encoding IS21-like element helper ATPase IstB, whose amino-acid sequence MISVERCRDDLERLGLPHAASLLDSRLDAAAKKELPYAEFLADLLRIEVNARDEHGRARRLKLAKLPFDRRLDSFDFAFQPSVDKRLIKELGTLSFAVDGQNVILLGPPGVGKTHLAVGLCVNAIEQGESVLFTRAGQLMEDLRRAQALNRLEQRLRFYLKPKVLVVDEFGVWPYDRLAANALFGLVAARYERGSVILTSNKGFGDWGEVLGDPVVASAILDRLLHHSHVLNIKGESYRLREKKKSGLFPSTLVGLSPTSQEVNRK is encoded by the coding sequence ATGATCTCGGTGGAGCGCTGCCGGGATGACCTGGAGCGACTGGGCTTGCCGCATGCGGCAAGCCTGCTGGACAGTCGACTGGACGCGGCCGCCAAGAAGGAACTCCCGTATGCGGAGTTCCTGGCGGATCTGCTGCGGATCGAGGTCAACGCCCGGGATGAACATGGCCGGGCCCGCCGGCTGAAACTCGCGAAACTGCCTTTTGACCGGCGGCTGGACAGCTTCGACTTCGCCTTTCAGCCGAGTGTGGACAAGCGGCTGATCAAGGAGCTGGGTACGCTGTCGTTCGCCGTTGACGGCCAGAACGTGATCCTACTGGGGCCGCCTGGAGTCGGAAAGACGCACCTGGCCGTCGGATTGTGTGTCAACGCCATCGAGCAGGGAGAGAGCGTGTTGTTCACGCGGGCCGGTCAGTTGATGGAGGACCTGCGCCGAGCGCAGGCCCTGAACCGGCTGGAGCAGCGGTTGCGCTTCTACCTGAAACCGAAGGTGCTGGTCGTCGACGAATTCGGCGTGTGGCCCTATGACCGCCTGGCGGCAAATGCCCTATTTGGGCTGGTCGCGGCGCGCTATGAGCGTGGGAGTGTGATCCTGACATCCAACAAAGGGTTCGGTGACTGGGGCGAGGTGCTGGGCGACCCGGTGGTGGCGAGCGCCATCCTGGATCGGCTGCTGCACCACAGCCACGTGTTGAACATCAAAGGCGAATCGTACCGGCTGCGGGAGAAGAAGAAATCTGGGTTGTTCCCGAGCACGTTGGTGGGGCTGAGCCCCACCAGTCAGGAGGTGAACCGGAAATGA